The region ataaaaatatatttaaataaaaactttgatCAGGGTACTTGATTTCGATTTGAATGGAACTACTTAGGCTTAAGCTCGACATACAGTTTGATAGTAattatttacaattaatatataaattgatttgtTTAAGCTTTTTTCTGGGTTGGTATAGTTCTTAAccaaatcattaattaatttctaaattaaaGAAATATCTCTCTTCTTTCaacttataattaatattaatataatagaatttttcatgtttttagtcatctttaattaaaaaataaaaaatcgaacatgtattcaataatattaaaatacatacTTTTCatgatgtaaaattatattaaaatgaaaaagtttgATTAAGCTTATAAAGTTTGAATTGATTAGGATGCTTGAATTTGATTTGAATGAAACTGCTAAAGTTGAAGGTTAACTTGATAATTATCGGGTAAAATACCAAAAaagtcctttttttttaaatttaccgaaatgggcccagcattttattatttatcggaatgggccattttccccgaaatcgcgtccacatcagcgcgatgtcaggggatgtgtcagcaaatcgcgtccacatTAGCGCGCTTTGCTTACGTGAACACAAATCGCTcctacgaggacgcgatttgctgacacgtcccctgacatcgcgctgacgtggacgcgatttcgggaaaaatggcccatttcgataaatgataaaataccgggcccatctcgataaattttaaaaaataagacttttttggtattttgcccaATATGTATTACTGTAATATGTAGCTCAAATTATGTATTGTAGttaatattcataatattgtAGCTCAAATTGTCAATCCGTCTAAACTATTGTactaataacatatattaatgtaatattgaagagttaattgataaaaaaaataaatgcaactagtacaaaaaagattcaaaattattaccaacaaaatttgaaccaatgtactaagggaaaaaaaaacaagcatcttaaccaactaagctaaactaattaattgacatattataaaaatattgttattatcttaattatattacttacgttctaatgatttatcggacctattccatacacgtgccaaatcaaaaaaaataatataacaattctgtaaaaaaaatccggtgtttacttcaaataaataagaaaaataatgatttgaatatttcaaaattcaattttaaaccgaaaaaattaaaatttagaggTAAAAAATCGAACAACCAAGCGAAAAGTTATGgtctttcaaagttttccaagctaaaaaacataaacggTCAATTTTTTGACCGGTGGGTACTGTTCACGTGCGGCACAAATTGCGTCCACGTAAGCGCGATTTGCTTCCACGTTAGCAAATCGCgcttacgtggacgcgatttgttgccacgtaagTAATCGCGCTggcgtggacgcgatttgctgacacgtcccttgacatcgcgctgatgtggacgcgatttcgAAAAAAAtagcccattccggtaaataataaaataccgggcccattttcaataaattaaaaaaaatagggcttttatgTGCAATTTGCCCATAATTATCAAGTAGACTTTAAAAACCTGTTTTCTTTGCTTAATTCACCCATCCAAAAACCCTAACAATGGCTACCCTCTCGCATGATATGATCATTGAAATACTAGGTTGTTTAAGTGTAAAAGATCTTCTACGCTTCAAGTGCGTTTCAAAGCTCTGGTGTTCTTGGATCGAGGATCCATATTTCATCAACCTCCATCTCTCGTATTCCCTCAAAACCAATACCAATCACTCCCTTATCCTCCGTCACAGTAAGTTCCAGTTCTTGTCCGTCAACTACGACTCACCCAAAACAACTCGAAGACTCGAGCAGCCATTCGGTGAACAAAAAAAACCCATTCAAATAATGGGTTCTTGCAATGGTTTGCTGGCTGTAGAATATGACTACAATAGAATATTTTTATGGAACCTTTCAACGAGAAAATACCAGGTATTACCTTCCACTAAAATAGACTTTTCATCTCCATCGATTTGCTATGGCCGTTCAATTTATTACGGATTTGGGTACGATCTCGTTTCTGATGACTACAAATTGGTTCGAATGGTCCAATTACTTGGAGAAAATGATGAATATTTTCATTCTGAAGCTAAGGTTTACAGCTTGAGGAGCAACTGTTGGAGAAGGATTAAGGATTTCTGCTTTCATCTTATTTTCTATCGAGAATTAGGGTTTTTGGCTAACAATGTTTTACATTGGATGGTTTCTAGAACTCCCGAATCGAGTAATAGAAACCTTGTTGGTTTTGATCTTCGGAGCGAGGAATTCCGTGTAGTTGAATTGCCGGATTTTTGTTTAGATGAGAATTTCTATTTCGACGTAAAAGCCATGGGAGGTTACCTTTGTTTGACTGCAACTCACAGGGAATTGAATGATGTTGTGGTTGATGTATGGATAATGAAGGAATAAGGGGTTAAAGAATCTTGGGTTAAATTGATGTCGTCTACCCAACCTGACCTTCTTCCAGGTTCTCCATTTGAAGTACCTTTGGCTTTTTCAAAGAATGGTAACAAAGTATTATTCCACAATAAATACAGTCGGGGCAACAGGGACAGTCTCGTGTGGTATGATTTGGGAAGCAAAAGGGTTGAGAAGGTTGCGATTGAAGGTGTTCCAGTTGTCTATTATGTGTACTTGTATGTTGAGAGCCTTGTGCCTCTTAATGACAGGCGCCCCAGAGGTaaattttctttgtttaattGCATTTCTCTTTGTTATGTTATGacttttcatttatatttttctttctagAAAGTAAAATAGATGTGTTTAACCTCCAGCTATAGCATTGAAtaacttttcttttttgattGTTACTACATCAAAAAAAGTAGATTCATCCAAAACAGTGATATTATAATTAGAGCCATTTGTCCCTCTTAATAGCCCTATAGagataatttttctttatttaattgcTTTATATGggcttttttatttaaataatccaaataatttaatttagtgcTTAAATCACCTATCTTTttaattaaacatcaaaatgacttgaaatttacagtaaaagttggtggagctaaaTTATATGGCGCCACCAACTTACCACGTCAGCAgggaacattaaaaaattaatttttttgatggAGTCATGTATAAATACTATGTAAATATTTCAAGTTTTGAAAAAATGGGGGACTTCaaaacaatttttcattttctggTGGAGCCAACTTAAATGGTGCCACTAGACccgacacttttttttttacttttttattaacttttgtctttttctttaaaattttttctttttttaagttttatattttttcttattttattttgtttatttatttattttatttattgttattaattttaaaaattttgaaatgtattataatatatattttaaaattttaaatattattttaaattattttttaaattttgaatattattttttaaaatattaaataaaaaaaccaatcTTATATAAGGGGGGTTTGGTCCCCCTTtcagaagaaagaaaagagagaaaaaaaagttaagttagttattttttttatatattttatagttgtaatataataattatttatattgtatttatgtgtttttttttatattatgtagaTATCAAAATGTCTTCTGGAGATACAGATCACACTTCATCGAGGATCGatgaaacagaaaaattaattatgaattaaataaaaaaatcgttttagtttctctttttttcttgctAAGCACTATTTTGCTCAACGTGTTTTGATTCATGAATGTAATCtctatttagttattattattccTTTTTAACTATTTTCTTGCATGAAATTAATCTGTATGTGTtggttataattttttaattttagtacacatttataaatttatatattaattttttaattttagtatacattcataaaataatgtacttattatatatttttaatagataaAGACAAAAAAGATTTTCTTAATagatttaaaatctttaaaaaattaaagaaattaaatatattaaaaaatgttatgtttagccaattttaaaattttaatattttttaaaaaattaaatatattaaaaaatgttaagtataaccaatattaaaattataatatattcaatatattttttaaaaatatattttaaaatgttaatatatttaatatattttttaataggaaaagagaaaaatgattttttaatatatttaaaattttaaatatgttaaaagaaaatgttgagtataaccaattttaaaattttaataactaaatatatttaaatatattaaaattttgaaaatattaaaaaaaattaagtctatATATTATATGTAAGATAAAAGTTCTCGTATATAAGATAAATTTTCGAGTTTGAATATGCctagtttatattatatataaaactctatatattattatagatataaattcaataaaaataacttcttattattatttttatatttacgcATACAACCAATAGTTTTTTaggatattattatttttttatgtacttTTTGTTGTTATATAGTTGCCTTTAGTTTTAATGCTTAACcatgattaatattttatgacaaatcttcattctattattaatgtattattacttatttaacttaacttaaataaaaaaatacttagaaTGGCTACATTGATATAGTATAAGTGTGATATTTTTGTTTTCTCAACCTTTCAATTTTAGTCTTCAATatataattttgtgtttaaattatatagataattgatttatcatatttttataaaaaaatttaccataCATGATGGTTATCGGGTTTTGAGGTCGCGGTTTCATTTTCCCAAGTACgtttgaatatctttaaaattaataatttataaaaattatatttaaaatttaaaaaatattaaaaaatatatttaaaatattataaaacaaataataaatttgaaaggtcatatctttaaaaataatatattttaaataatttaaaatcataatttaaaataatttaaaaatcataattaaaaaaattataaaaaattaaaatatacatttaaaatattataaaactaataataaatttgaaaggtcatatctttaaaatatttaaatattttatattattaaaaatatatttaatatttaaaaaataatatttaaatttttaaacaataatttaaaaaatatatatttaaaatttaaaaaatatatattatataacatttcaaatatacatttcatgttttttaaaattaataataaaataaataaataaagataaagacaaaaaaataaaaaaaatgtcagAGAAAtgacaaaagttaaaaaaaagtaaaaaaaaaaaaaaacaaatttgaaaaaaaaaatagaagcagGGTGTTCTGGTGGCGCCATTTAAATTGGCTCCACCAGaaattggaaaatattttttaaagtccctcatttttcataattttttaatttataatttataattatttttaaagatatttaaacctttttaaaagaatttttataaaaattttatttataaattttaaatgtttaaatattattaaaaatatattttatatttaaaaataatatttaaaattaaaaaaaataatttcaaaaatattttttaaaatttataagaaataatttcaaaaatatatatttaaaatttaaaaatataattttgaaattattttattttgtttaaaaatatatttttaaaaatatatttaaaatttaaaatttagaaaaattaatttcaaaaatatatttttaaaatttataagacataatttaaaaaaataatatttaaaatttaaaaataatatttaaaaataatatttaaaaataatatttaaaaatttaaaaaatatatattataaaacatttcaaatatacatttcaaattttttaaaattaataacaaaaaataaataaaataaataaacaaaataaaataagaaaaatataaaacttaaaaaagaaaaaaatttaaagaaaaagacaaaagctaataaaaaagtaaaaaaagaaagtaaaagaagGGAGTCGAGTCTGGTCTGGTGGCGCCATTTAAgttggctccaccaaaaaatgaaaaattgttttgaagtcccttattttttcaaaatttgtagTATTTTCACGGTATTTATACAGGTGGCGTCATTTTACATGGTtccaccaaaaaattaattttttaatgatccCTGCTGACTTCGCAAGTTGGTGGCGCCATATCatttggctccaccaacttttactaTAAATTTCAGGtcattttagtgtttaattaaaaaggtgggtcattttggtatttaattaaattatttgggtTATTTAAATAAAAAGCCGAAAATATGTGTTGCAATATGAATTTCCATTTATGTTTCTCtttgtagaaattaaaataaatatctttaacaTCCAACTATAACActgactaattttttttttgaatgacaGTTCGAGAAAAACGTACTTCCACATAAAAAAAGTAGATTTGTCTAAAAAACTTTACTTGATGTTATAATAAGAGAAAAGATATGAGAGTTTCTCGATTACTTTATGAGTatggtattattatttttatgtattggAGGATggtatcattatatttttatttggtatcacttttatatttattattaaataaattaacattgaacagaaaatatttttgtccatgtatacatatttattaTATTACTCAATTGATCAAGTGTTTGAAATTGTTCTTATTtctattataatttgtaaataaaaaatatttatgattatGACATAACATATACCATGGTAAAATACATTAATAATTGGTGATTAATAATATAGGTGTCATTAGTTGTTGATCTATCTATGGatgcaataatatatatatgtaatggtGAGTTGAAAGTGTAATTGgactaattttatataatttgtaaatgtggagggttaattttattaaattattaagaaatagggccaaaatgataaaaatgtgcAAATGTTGATGACTAAATGTGTTAATATATCAATTaacttataattaaataaaaaaaaacttaccttTAAAATCGTTGTTTTTCATGCTATGCTACGCTTTTCTCTACTGCTAAACCCTTAAAAAACTTTTCTTCTTTGATTAACCTACACATCCAAAATCTCTTGAAAATGGCGGCGCTCTCCCATGATATGACTCTTGACATCTTTGTTTAAGTGTAAAAGATCTTTCACGCTTTAAATGCGTTTCAAAGTTCTGATGTTCTTGGATCGAggatcaaaatttcatcaaacttCACCTCTCCTATTCCCTCAAAACCAATATCAATCGCTCCCTTATTCTCAATTACGGTAGGTACCAGATCTTCTCCGTCAACTACGACTCACCCAACACAACTCGAAGACTCGAGCAGCCtgaacaaaacaaaaacattcaAATATTGGGTTCTTGCAATGGTTTGCTGGCTGTAGAAGAACGCGACGGTAGAATATTACTATGGAACCCTTCAACGAGACACTACCAGGTATTACCTAATTCGACTGAAATAGAGTTTTCACCTCCACCGATATTCTATTACCATTCAACTTATTCCGGATTTGGGTACGATCCCGTTTCTGATGACTACAAATTGGTTCGAATGTCCAATTACTTGGAAGAAATGAAGAATATTTTCATTCTGAAGCTAAGGTTTACAGCTTGAGGAGCAATTCTTGGAGATGGATTAAAGATTtctgcttttattttatttccgaACGACAATTAATAGGGGTTGTGGCTAACAATGTTTTACATTTGTTGGCTTATAAAAATCCCGAATCGAGTTATAAACACCTTGTTGGTTTTGATCTTCGGAGCGAGGAACTCAGTTTAGTTGAATTGCCGGATTTTTGTTTAGATGTGGAAGCCAATGTCGACGTAAAAGCCGTGGGAGGTTACCTCTGTTTGACTGCAACTCATAGGGACATGGATGTTGCGGGTGATGTATGGATAATGAAGGAATATGGGGTTAAAGAATCTTGGGTTAAATTGATGTCGTCTACCCAACTTGACTTTCTTCCAGGTTCTCCATTTGTAGTACCTTTGGCTTTTTCAAAGAATGGTAACAAAGTATTATTCCACAAGAAAGAGTTAGGGGGTAACTGGGAGAGGGACAGTCTTGTGTGGTATGATTTGGGAAGCAAAAGGGTTGAGAAGGTTGGGATTGAAGATCTTCCACTTGACTATGATGTGTACTTGTATGTTGAGAGCCTTGTCCCTCTTAATGACAGGTGCCCCAGAggtaaattttctttatttaattgcATTTCTCTTTGTTATGTTATGATTTTccatttatatttttctttatagaaattaaaatagaTGTGTTTAACATCTAACTATAGcaattattaactttttttttgaatgacAGCTcgagacaaaattttaggcctgttTTCTAGGCTCGAGCTTgtcccgaaatatgggcctaaaaaattatataagcCCGGCCGGAAAAAGAATTACTATGCCCGAGCCTGGCATGACCCGGCCTATATATTTGAATGACAGTTCAAGAAAAACGTACTTCTACATCAAAAAAGTAGATTTGTCTAAAAAGCTTTACTTGATATTATAATAAGAGAAAAGATATGAGGGTTTCTCCATTACTTTATGAGTatggtattattatttttatgtattggAGGAtgatatcattatatttttatttggtatcacttttatatttattattaaataaattaacattgaacagaaaatattttctttcatgTACATATTTCTTATATTACTCAACTGATCAAGTGTTTAAAATCGTTCTTATTtctattataatttgtaaataaaaaaatatttatgattatGACATAATACCGTGCTGAAATACATTAATAATTGGTGACTAATAGTATAGGTGTCATTATTTGTTGATCTATCCATGGatgcaataatatatatatgttaatggtGAGTTGAATGTGTATGTAGaccatatttatataatttgtaaatgtggAGGGTTAATCTTATTAAATTGTTAAGAAATAGGGCCAAAATGATAAAATGTGCAAGTGTTGATGACTAAATGTGttaatatatcaattaaaaaaaggCTACATCATCATCCTTCTTTAATTgaaagtgaccaaaacaaaactGACTGAAAATGTTAGTGatgaaattaaaagtttttataatttgatagctaaaaCAAAAACACGCTAATAATTGAGaccctttttatttttacaataaaaataatcaataagaTAAGATATTGAATCTAgttaatagttttatttttattttggtcactgaaAATAGAATACTTGTAATTTTGTCAGCCAACTAAGTATTAAATCTCTAATGACGATTAATTGTACACACTACATCAAGTtaacactttcattttggtcacccaaaaaatattctttttctaaatattgGTCAAGGCAAAACAAAaaaagattaaagtgaaaaaaattcaaatagtaatattTAAGCGATGATTCGATGATCAATACAATGAATTAATATCCAACGACAAAAAGAAGAATATACTTTAAATCTAAGTCGATCTGACGATCAATGTCGAAGAtcaaagaagaaagttgtttaaattttaatttatagatTCGTGATGCTTAAAGccgtttcatgaaaaaaaatttgaagagtagaagagaaaatgaatgaaaGCTTTCGATTAGTGCAAACAATGTAAACAGAAAAGACCGtatacaacaatgattttaacaaGTCAGTGActtgaatgaaaactttcaaataattttataatcattttataattatgagattaaaacgtaattatattagtaatttaGCGAACGTGATTTACCCTAAAAAAACAATGCCAAGTACCAAGATTGGAGCAGGACATGGGATTGCAAATTTTGACAGAGAGGAGGATAGAGAGGGTGGTATAATCATGGAATAGATTAAGGCGGAGTTGCAGAGTGTCATCGCCTTGATCATGGTGTTGAAAACATAAATGTGAGGGTGTGGCTTTGGGAATGAACAGCGAATACGGAGTGGACATAGGCGGAGAAGCCCAGAGAAGAACGTGTTTCGATGAATTGGCTGAGAAGAAGCTTGTCGTGATGGAGGGCTGTTCGAACCATGGATCCATGAGCCGTCTCAACATGGTTAAGGTTAGAGCAATGCTTTAGTAAGTAAAGCAATCTCTCTCTCATTCCCTAATGCCACTAAGATAAAAAGCAGCGCCAGTACTGTTCTTTCTTATTCATGCTGTAATGGAGGACCTGAGCCAGATCATTTGTGCAAAGCTTTGGCTTAACGGTGTGATTGAGTGTAGGCTAAATGGAATACCAATTTCTAAACTTGAGAAAGGAGTTTATACTTAAAAAGATTTAACTTAAATTCAAACATGGGTAGCttaataataattgaaaatataatttgatgatataagaatatatttaaataaaaagtttGATCGGGATTCTGAGCTTTGAAATTGATTAGAATGCTTGAATTAGATTTGAATGGAATTACTTAAGCTTAAGCTCGACATGAATAATTGGAGTTATATAACTTGTAAATCTCTTACTCGAATCACCAATtcagctatgaaattaaataaatatatctttttttaccttataattaataatattataatagaacttttatgtgtttacaacatttttaattaaaaattcaaatatcgaATTTGTATTCAGTTTTttcatgatataaaaatatattaaaataaaaaatttgattaggATATTTGAATTCGACTCGATcacaaacataatcaaataaaaacaa is a window of Gossypium hirsutum isolate 1008001.06 chromosome D08, Gossypium_hirsutum_v2.1, whole genome shotgun sequence DNA encoding:
- the LOC107926163 gene encoding F-box protein CPR1, which codes for MATLSHDMIIEILGCLSVKDLLRFKCVSKLWCSWIEDPYFINLHLSYSLKTNTNHSLILRHSKFQFLSVNYDSPKTTRRLEQPFGEQKKPIQIMGSCNGLLAVEYDYNRIFLWNLSTRKYQVLPSTKIDFSSPSICYGRSIYYGFGYDLVSDDYKLVRMVQLLGENDEYFHSEAKVYSLRSNCWRRIKDFCFHLIFYRELGFLANNVLHWMVSRTPESSNRNLVGFDLRSEEFRVVELPDFCLDENFYFDVKAMGGYLCLTATHRELNDVVVDVWIMKE
- the LOC121220175 gene encoding F-box protein CPR1-like produces the protein MDVAGDVWIMKEYGVKESWVKLMSSTQLDFLPGSPFVVPLAFSKNGNKVLFHKKELGGNWERDSLVWYDLGSKRVEKVGIEDLPLDYDVYLYVESLVPLNDRCPRARDKILGLFSRLELVPKYGPKKLYKPGRKKNYYARAWHDPAYIFE